The following are encoded in a window of Methanobrevibacter sp. V74 genomic DNA:
- a CDS encoding serine/threonine-protein kinase, with protein sequence MNHDEVKQMVEEFFRGQYEIEKFLGAGGFADVYLAKHIYLNDRRAMKINKEPLPAKNIDNIFKEARIATLIRHKNVISMHDAGIISVSGQDKNGLFNFGLKDRRDKNYAYFVMEYVVGGDLWEYWKSFENQDKIMPIIEVLDIMKQIAMGLDVLHNNNPKIIHRDIKPQNLLMKIEDGKPLIKITDFGLANAKDSDKSFDKLSVAGTPLYMAPECFKKSYSAMSDIYALGVIFYQLLTNKFPYDILHFDMGDMFFGKPWERQLKPPSMYNSEIFPKLNEIVMKCLAVNPRERYSNSGELLKVINDFMEDDLGVDETTMIYTSEISSSGSIDEDDEGNINDPEFSESMEDMLSKAFKLAKQENKLEEAIEILEKAIINNIDVREKYTYRLRLWKDEMPDEKLKKEAFNVYSQNNPSYSLACDLLEEAIAYNPNLNGKYEGYVCLWSLLSDLSENKNINEAVDYLNELMEDYPYIKKMYEPVINTLKTCDVDKIVNESVKLIKKYRWDDSKKVEVARLMEFAILTDNVIKDKYSVKLSLWKRGLSM encoded by the coding sequence ATGAATCATGATGAAGTAAAACAAATGGTTGAGGAATTTTTTAGAGGCCAGTATGAAATTGAAAAATTTTTGGGCGCTGGAGGTTTTGCAGATGTTTATCTTGCAAAACATATTTACTTAAATGATCGCCGTGCAATGAAAATTAACAAGGAACCTTTGCCTGCTAAAAATATTGATAATATTTTTAAAGAAGCAAGAATTGCTACCTTGATTAGGCATAAAAATGTTATTAGTATGCATGATGCAGGGATTATATCAGTTTCGGGACAGGATAAAAATGGACTTTTTAATTTCGGCTTAAAGGATAGGCGTGATAAAAATTATGCCTATTTTGTTATGGAATATGTTGTAGGTGGTGATTTATGGGAATATTGGAAATCTTTTGAAAATCAGGATAAAATAATGCCTATAATTGAGGTTTTAGACATAATGAAACAAATTGCCATGGGATTGGATGTTTTGCATAATAACAATCCTAAAATTATTCACAGGGATATCAAACCTCAAAATCTTTTAATGAAAATAGAAGATGGTAAGCCACTTATTAAGATTACTGATTTTGGTTTAGCAAATGCAAAAGATAGTGATAAATCATTTGATAAATTATCTGTTGCAGGAACGCCACTTTACATGGCTCCTGAATGTTTTAAAAAGAGTTATTCTGCAATGAGCGATATTTATGCATTGGGAGTTATATTTTATCAGTTATTAACAAATAAATTCCCTTATGACATCTTACATTTTGATATGGGGGACATGTTTTTTGGAAAACCGTGGGAAAGGCAATTAAAACCTCCTAGTATGTATAATTCAGAAATATTTCCAAAATTAAATGAAATCGTAATGAAATGCTTGGCAGTTAATCCAAGGGAAAGATATAGTAATTCAGGAGAACTTTTAAAAGTTATCAATGACTTTATGGAGGATGATTTGGGAGTAGATGAAACAACTATGATTTATACTTCTGAAATATCTTCTTCAGGTTCGATTGATGAGGATGATGAAGGAAACATTAATGATCCAGAATTCAGCGAAAGTATGGAAGACATGTTGTCAAAAGCTTTCAAATTAGCTAAACAGGAAAATAAACTTGAGGAAGCTATTGAAATTCTTGAAAAAGCAATTATTAACAATATTGATGTTCGTGAAAAATATACTTATCGCCTTAGATTATGGAAAGATGAAATGCCTGATGAAAAATTAAAAAAAGAGGCGTTTAATGTATACAGTCAAAATAACCCTAGTTATTCACTTGCATGCGACCTTTTAGAGGAAGCAATTGCATATAATCCTAACTTAAATGGAAAATATGAAGGTTATGTGTGTTTATGGTCATTATTGTCAGATTTGTCTGAAAACAAAAATATTAATGAGGCGGTTGATTACCTTAATGAATTAATGGAGGATTATCCATATATTAAGAAAATGTATGAACCGGTTATTAATACTTTAAAAACATGTGATGTTGATAAAATTGTAAATGAATCAGTTAAATTAATTAAGAAATATAGATGGGACGATTCTAAAAAAGTTGAAGTTGCTAGGTTAATGGAATTTGCTATTCTTACAGATAATGTTATAAAAGATAAATATTCTGTTAAATTATCTTTATGGAAGCGTGGTTTATCTATGTGA